Proteins from a genomic interval of Papaver somniferum cultivar HN1 chromosome 4, ASM357369v1, whole genome shotgun sequence:
- the LOC113273055 gene encoding uncharacterized protein LOC113273055, which produces MRMFVDTFREHWKRFGCSIMSDGCTDGKKRHLINFLVNCPKGSVFLKYVDASGRTNDADFIRKLVKEVIADVGAENVVQFITDNGSNFKKAGKDLMLEYPHIFWTPCGAHCVQLMLEELGSKLPRIKTAVILGKRLVTYIYAHFQVLSLMRELTGADLHRSTKTRFATQYYTLESLQKYKTPLQMVFVNDRWVKTRFARENVGVNALKIVTSIKFWEDVDYSCRVLNPLVKVVRLVDIERKPTMPSFYEAMRIARDQLEKNLGEDNDTWVINKVVFDKRWKNNFNHPLHCASYYLNPSIFYKIPSHLMDNGPKYIEIKRGLHTAMEKLITNEDELEMATTELRMYSDTYGILGNDWWITYGGIDVPNLQKFAIRVLSLTSSASPCERNWSTFQNRRYKEIAEYNDDGKARDPIFLDEHDENDEWLDPQNLHDLAVEGDNVTLDDLQDILGEESRPVDSRGACSSRSKSTYPTDSEYDGYDTDQLMLDTDNGLLDGANGSTEDDDIYYLE; this is translated from the exons TCGTTGATACCTTTAGGGAACATTGGAAGAGGTTTGGATGTTCTATCATGTCAGATGGTTGTACGGATGGGAAAAAGAGACATCTTATTAACTTTTTGGTGAATTGTCCTAAAGGTTCAGTATTTTTGAAGTATGTGGATGCCTCAGGTAGAACCAATGATGCTGATTTCATTCGTAAGCTTGTAAAGGAGGTAATTGCTGATGTTGGTGCAGAAAATGTGGTTCAGTTCATTACTGATAATGGTTCTAACTTCAAAAAGGCGGGGAAGGACTTAATGCTTGAATACCCACATATATTTTGGACTCCTTGTGGTGCTCATTGTGTTCAGTTGATGCTAGAAGAACTTGGTTCCAAGCTTCCAAGAATCAAGACAGCCGTCATACTAGGTAAGAGACTAGTTACATATATTTATGCTCATTTTCAAGTATTGAGCTTAATGAGGGAGTTGACTGGTGCAGACTTACATAGGTCTACAAAAACTAGATTTGCAACTCAATATTACACACTAGAGAGTCTTCAAAAGTATAAAACTCCTCtgcaaatggtgtttgtgaatgaTAGGTGGGTAAAAACTAGGTTTGCAAGAGAAAATGTGGGAGTAAATGCACTTAAAAttgttacaagtatcaaattttgGGAAGATGTTGATTACTCTTGTAGGGTGTTAAATCCTTTAGTTAAGGTAGTAAGATTAGTGGATATAGAACGCAAACCTACAATGCCTTCTTTTTATGAGGCAATGAGAATAGCAAGGGATCAACTTGAGAAGAATTTGGGTGAAGATAATGATACTTGGGTTATAAATAAGGTTGTTTTTGATAAGAGATGGAAGAATAACTTTAATCATCCTCTACATTGTGCGTCTTATTATCTAAATCCTTCCATATTCTATAAGATTCCATCTCATTTGATGGATAATGgtccaaagtacatagaaatcaaaAGGGGACTTCATACAGCTATGGAAAAGCTTATAACCAATGAAGATGAACTTGAGATGGCAACAACTGAATTGAGAATGTACAGCGATACTTATGGAATCCTAGGAA ATGATTGGTGGATTACATATGGAGGAATCGATGTCCCAAACCTACAAAAATTTGCAATCAGGGTATTGAGTCTTACTTCTTCTGCTTCCCCATGTGAGCGAAACTGGAGCACATTTCAAAAT CGTCGTTATAAAGAAATTGCAGAATATAATGATGATGGGAAAGCTCGTGACCCTATTTTTCTTGATgagcatgatgaaaatgatgaatggttggatcCACAGAACTTACATGACTTGGCTGTAGAAGGTGATAACgtaactttggatgatttgcaagatattCTTGGCGAAGAAAGTCGTCCAGTTgatagtagaggtgcatgtagctctcgaagcaagtctacttaCCCAACCGATTCTGAATATGATGGCTATGATACTGATCAATTGATGTTAGACACTGATAATGGACTACTTGATGGAGCTAATGGATCtactgaagatgatgatatctatTATTTAGAATAA